The Dendropsophus ebraccatus isolate aDenEbr1 chromosome 10, aDenEbr1.pat, whole genome shotgun sequence genome has a segment encoding these proteins:
- the PDZD11 gene encoding PDZ domain-containing protein 11 has translation MEGGRATYEDYPYPVVFLPPYENPPAWIPLQERIYNSDYNNELTRFLPRSILLKKPPGAQLGFNIRGGKASQLGIFISKVIPDSDAHRAGLQEGDQVLTVNNVDFQDIEHSKAVEILKTAREIYMQVRYFPYNYQRQKERTVH, from the exons ATGGAGGGGGGCCGTGCCACCTATGAGGATTACCCCTACCCTGTAGTCTTTCTGCCTCCCTATGAGAACCCTCCAGCTTGGATACCCCTACAGGAG CGCATCTACAACTCCGATTACAACAATGAGCTGACACGTTTCCTCCCTCGCTCCATCCTCCTGAAGAAGCCGCCAGGAGCACAG CTTGGATTTAACATCAGAGGTGGAAAAGCATCCCAGCTTGGCATCTTTATCTCAAAG GTCATCCCAGACTCTGATGCTCATCGTGCGGGGCTCCAGGAGGGAGATCAGGTGCTTACTGTCAACAATGTGGACTTCCAGGATATTGAACACAGCAAG GCAGTGGAGATTTTAAAAACTGCCAGGGAAATCTATATGCAAGTCCGTTACTTCCCATACA ATTACCAGAGACAAAAAGAAAGAACTGTTCACTAG